From the Flavobacterium gyeonganense genome, the window TTCCTCCTCCTGATGAAAATGAAAAGGCTGTTGTTCCCTGATTTACAAGCCCCGCTGTATTGGCAGCTGCACTCCAAACAATACTATAGCTCACAGGTGTATTGGTTGTGGCCGTGTAGGGCAAAGTGGCAGTTTGTGAACTTGCACTAAAACAAATATTATCAAGTGTTCCTGTTGTAGCAATCGTAGGTAAAGGATTTACAGTTACCGTGGTAACAGCAGAAGTGGTCTGGTTGCATGTACCATTTTTAACAAGTGCTCTAAACTGGGTAGTCTGCGTTAATATTCCAGGTGAAAGAGCATCTGTAATGTTAGAAATTGGTGTCCACGAAGAAAAAGGATCTACTGAATATTCCCATCCGGTAATCGTTCCTGTATATCCTGACAAAGTTAATGAACCACTTGTACCTCCGCTACAAATTGCCGGAGGCGTATTTATTGTCCCCCCCACACTTGCAGAATAAACATTAATTGTTACGGCATTATTTGTATTTACACTATTTGTACAAGATTCTGAAGTAAGATTAGTTATAGTTATTGTACTTGAACCTGGTGTAGTTAATCCAACCGCCGTAAAGGTTCCTATTCCTGTTCCTCCAGTAACCGACATTGTAGCGGTTAATCCGTTTTGACCTGGATTACTACGATTATATGTTACGACATAATCTCCATTAGGCAAACCGGTTAATCTTACTAATGAAGTCGTTGCTATTGAAGTACAGACGTTATCTGCGGTAGTTGGTGCAGTAAATCCATAAGTTGGACAGGTGTAATTAATTTTTATTTGACCGTTTCCTCCATTTCCTCCTCTAAAATTAGAATTTAGTAATCCCAATGCGCCACCGCCGCCGCCGCCAGGTGAACTACCATTATTTCCATTACCACCTCCAACTAATGTCATTCCACTAGCTCCAGCGCCGCCGCCTGTAACGGCTGCTCCTCCATTTGCATCCAAAAGATTGGTAGAAGCATTATTCCCATTAGCAGCTGTTCCTGCGCTACCGCCACCTCCCCCTGAAGATAATACGGTTACTAAAATTGTTCTTGCCAATGCTCCTGCACCACCCGAATAATAGGTTCCTGTTCCTGTTGAAGCTAATGCTCTGGCTCCACCGGCTCCATTAGCCGTATTTCCATGTTTACCTCCGGATCCTCCATTTGCGGTTACTGTAGAAAAATTAGTCGATTCACCATCTTGCCCGTCAGCTCCATTCACACCAGCTCCTCCGGCACCAACCTTATAACTTAACGATGCTGCAGGAGTTACTGCAAATGTAGATACTTTACTATATGCACCACCACCACCACCTCCTCCTCCAAAAAGAGAAACAAGATTATAAACTCCACCGCCGGCACCGCCGGCACCCCAACATTCAACATTTAATGTAGTCACACCCGCAGGAATCTTAAAAGCACCATTCCCTGGCGTTGTATATGTGTGAGGTGGCTGAGCCCAAATAATAGAATAAACAAAAAACAGTAGAAAAAGTAGTTTTAGTCTCATAACAACAGAGTTTTAAGATTAAAAAAATCAATTAATTCTTCTAAATATTTATGAGTGGTATTTGAAAAAGCCAATACTGTCAGAACTGTGGGGTTTGTCTGGAACAGCTACTTTTCCTCAAAAAAAATATACTTACTAAACAACTGAATTTAAGTTGCTTATAATGGGGTATTTCAAAAGTATAAAAAAAATAATTCCAATATGTTAAATTTTCTTACTTTTTCACATTCATTAAAGCTTTTCCACAATTATATTAAATAAGTTACTTTTGTTTTTAATTAATCTTTTTCATTTTTAAGTATGACCATCAAAGAAGCATTACAAAAACTAGAACATTTTTGTGCCTATCAGGACCGTTGCCATGATGAAGTCGTAACTAAACTATATTCTTTAAAAATGTCTCCGGATGAAATCGACATTATTATTGTCAAACTAATTGAAGATAATTTTTTAAATGAAACACGCTTTGCCTGCAGTTTTGCACGCGGTAAGCACCGTATTAAAAACTGGGGAAAAATTAGAATAGTAAATGAACTTAAAACCAGACACATCTCTTCAGCCAATATTAATTTTGCTTTAAAAGAAATTTCAGCTGAGGAATACGCAGCAACATTTGATCAGCTTTCTCAAAGATGCTGGGAAAGCTTAACAGAACGAAATGCCTTAAAAAAACGAAAGAAATTTTGCGATTATTTACTTCGAAGAGGTTATGAAAGCAATTTAGTTTATGATAAGGTAAAAGAACTTGAACTGCTGAGTTGAGTCAATTATTAATCTACTAATAAAAAAATCCGATAACTTACGTTATCGGATTTTTTGTTTTATGGTTTGTAGTTTTATTTAAAGATCACTTTTTTAGTCGTCTGGTAGCCATTCTCCAGCACTACTTTTACCAGTAAAACCTGTTGCGCAAAGGGCTGGTTCTGAAGAACCAATTCAAGATTGCTTACCTTATCTTTACTATACAATTGCTTGCCCGTAATATCATAAATAAATACCTTGTCAATATTTTCTGTTGTCGAATTTACTGTAATGGTTTTGTTTTGGGCAACAACCCAAACAGCATCATCAACCGTTTCAAAATCTCCCGTTCCTAATGTTGTGTTCTTGTAACGCAGTACAAATCGATTGTTGAATGCACCTGCCTTGGTCGTAAAAGTATAGTTTTTCGCCGTCAATTCGTTTATTGTTCCGGTCTGCTTGTCTTCAAGGTAAACTCTCTGGCTTGAAAGGCTGCCATCTGCCTGATCGATTGCAATGGTAAAATCTCCCGCTATTGTCGAACGATAGCCCAAAGGAACAACATCTGAATCACTGAATGGCAAGGCACGTCCCTGGATCGTCAGCCTGGAAGTTTCATTGACACTGTAAAAATCAATATAACTGTTGCCGTCATAAGTCATTCCGTCAAAATTTGTATCATAACCATTTGTCGCACCGTCAACATATCCAATCAGCGTTTGTTTGAATGCACCTCCCGTATTGCTCAGATTAAGCCAAAGGCGGTGTTTCTCAATCGCTGCGGATTTAGATGTTTTGCCCGGTTTGAAAAATTGGGAATTATTCGTGCCTCCATAACGCATCGAGTTATTGAACTCCACATAGCCTGAACCATCTTCAGCCATCGTAAAAAATGATTGCCCTGCTGCTATATAGCCGGTCGGTTTTCTGCCTGTATCCAATGAAGGGTTATCATTATACCCTGGATCACTTACAGCTGAAGTAGCAACTCCTCCTGTCAGGTTGTAGCTAGCATAGTCATCTGAAACATAAGCAAGCTTAGAATTGACAACCTTAATAGCGGTATTGTGGGTCCAGAAATAGATGGTCCCCCCTAAAATATTTCTATTGTTTACATTGCTGAACAAGAAATCATCTGCATGTATGGCCGATGGATAAGGATTCCCGATCAGGTAGTATTTCCCTTTATCCATATGCTGGCTGCTGGTGATGTTCCCGTTGTTTGGCTTGCCTATAAACTGCACTGGCTGTACATAGCTGGCTGCATTAGGATCCGGCCACGCAAAAGGCTTTGGCACCCTGATGATATAACCGATTCCTGGCTGCATAACATTGGTTGATGTCTCGATTTTCCAGCCACTTCCACTATAAGACTGGTATTTGTCCCAAAGCGTATTAGGCGATAAATTGTATAACGTCTGACCTTCTACAGGCGATGACCAATACGTAAAATCGAAATTCTTCATCGGCTGGGAATTTCGCTTGTAGATGATAGGACCAACATTAGTATTTACAGTCGTATTAACATCTTGTAACAAGCTGGCATTGTTTTCAAATGTCAAAGTACCTCCGTTAACTGTTACCTCATTTTTAATAGTTAATGTTCTTCCTGAATTTACAATTACATTGCCCGAATTTACTGTACAGCTACAACCCGATATATCACTTGTTACAGTGTAATTACCCTCAAAAACGATTTTATCTCCTGCAGTTGGCAATGTAGCATCTCCTGTTTTTGACCATTTTGTACCATCCCAAATGTTGGCTACCTGAGTCATATTCAAAATTGCAGAAGCATCAGAAGTACAATTTCCTTCTTTAACTGTAAAAGTATAAGTACCTGCTGGCAATCCAACAACAGTATAACTAGTAGTGTTAGCAACAGTATTGGTATAGGTAGCGGTTGTTGTTCCTGTTTGATTAATTGTCCAGTTTCCAGATGGCAAACCAGTTAAAACAACACTACCCGTTGCAACTGAACAAGTTGGATAAGTTGTTGTACCTAAAGTTGGCGCATTAAAGGCGTCTATATTAATTCTGGATTCTATAGAAGTCTTTGTACAAATACCGCTTTTCAATATAACCTGATACGTTCTAAATGCACCCGGAAATGCTGTTGGTGTATAAGATATTTGGCCTGCAGTTCCTGGAATATCATTCCAGGTCGCATTATTTAAGTCGTCACTGTATTGCCACATTAAAACCAATGAAGAATCCGGATAAGGTGCATTTCCTGCATCATTTCGCAAGGTTAAAGTTGGCAAAGGGCTTCCTTTACAAATATGCGCACCGCCATTTACCCTTCCTCTGTCAATGACAGTTACATTTGTAGCATAAGTTGCTGCTGAAGCACCATTACAACCATTGGAATTATTATAATTAACGGTAACAGTTTTAGAACCCGCAGTTAACCATTCAATCACAATATCATAATTTGTACTTGTACCTCTTGCAATAAGTCTGTAATCTGTATTCAGAACTCCTGAGACAGTCCAAATATAATTAGATTGTCCACTCTGGGTCGTATAAGTCATATGTTCTCCTGCACATGTTTGCACCTGTGGAGCGGTTGTGAATGTTGGCGTTGGACTTGGGTTTACTGTTACAGTTGCAGAACCAGACAAACTAGTAAGACAACCTGTTACTGACTGATAAACAGCACTAACCAAATTATAAACAAATGTTCCTGGGTTTCCTGTTGGAACACTAACTGTTGCTGTAGTATTTGCACCTACACTTATTGTTGAATTTGAGCCTCCGTTAATATTATAAGTAACTGTTATAGGACTATTCTCAGAATTCGAGAAAGTAATAATAGGTGAAGCTGCGTTTTTACACACATTTGTTGTCCCACTTATTACAGCCGTAGGAACATCCAGTGTTTTTATTTGAATATAATTAGAACTTACACTTGTAGAGCAACTGTTATATGCTCTCAATCGATAAAAATAAGTTGTTTTTTTGGTTAATCCTGTAACATTATAAGAACTTACAAGCCCAATATCTAAACCATTATAATCAGGAAGAATACTTGAAAAATTATTCACTGTAGATACATCTAAATAATATCCTGTTACATTAGTGGCTGCATTCCAATTTGCTAAAAAACTAGAACAAGTCGCATCTGTTGCAGCAATAGCGGTTGGAGTACCCGGAAGAGGATTTACTGTTATCGCTACAACATTACTATCTGTCCTGCCACAACCATTAGTGGCATAGTATCTAATGTTCTTGCCATTATCGGCATAAGCTACTGTATAAGGAAGCGATAAAGCGGTATAGGTACTGCCGCCTGAAGTTGTCGAAATCTCCCAACCTGAAGCCGTAACTGCCGAACCATTGTTCGTAACCGCGGGTGCAGAAGGATTCAATGAACCTCCTGGGCATAATGCTGATGGTGAAGAAATTGATGCAACTGTAGGGACATTATTTACTATTATCGCTACAACATTACTATTTGTTCTGCCACAACCATTAGTGGCATAGTATCTAATGTTCTTGCCATTATCGGCATAAGCTACTGTATAAGGAAGCGATAAAGCGGTATAGGTGCTGCCGCCTGAAGTTGTCGAAATCTCCCAACCTGAAGCCGTAACTGCCGAACCATTGTTCGTAACCGCGGGTGCAGAAGGATTCAATGAACCTCCTGGGCATAATGCTGATGGTGAAGAAATTGATGCAACTGTAGGGACATTATTTACTATTATCGCTACAACATTACTATTTGTTCTGCCACAACCATTAGTGGCATAGTATCTAATGTTCTTGCCATTATCGGCATAAGCTACTGTATAAGGAAGCGATAAAGCGGTATAGGTGCTGCCGCCTGAAGTTGTCGAAATCTCCCAACCTGAAGCCGTAACTGCCGAACCATTGTTCGTAACCGCTGGTACTGAAGGATTCAATGAACCTCCTGGGCACAATGCTGATGGTGAAGAAATTGCAGTTATTGTAGGAGCTGTATTTGGAGTAATATTTCCTGTAGTTGAAGCAGAACTGGTACCACAAGCATTAGTTGCCGTTACTGAAACCGTTCCTACTCCAGAACCAATTGTAATGGTTGCAGATGCAGTTGTACCTCCAGCTGTTACTGCCCAGCCAGTTCCTGTTACAGACCAAGTGTAAGATGTAGCTCCCGGTACTGAAGTTATACTAAAAGTATTTCCTGTTGTACTTGCACATTTATTGGTTGGCTGGTTAATTGTTCCTGGTGTTGGTGGTACTGCTGTAACTGTTATAGTCCCCGTAGCATTCCTTGTGCCTCCACAACTACCACCCGTCAATGGAATAGTGTAATTAAAAGTTCCTGAAACAGTAGGAGTACCACTAATAGTCAATGTATTGCCTGATAAAGATGGGGATACTCCAGATGGTAAACCGGTCACAGTTCCAATACCTGTAAAGCCAATTACAGTATGTGTTATTGGGGTTAATGCTGTATTAATACAAACCGTTGGAGTTGATGAAGCCGCTGAAATAGAATTATTAACAGTTATCAATACTGGTGTCGAGTTAGACATACACCAGGAACCAAATTGATTTTGTACAACAGCTCTAAAATAAGTACTTGTAGTTAAAACACCAATTTTAGCAATAGACAAAACATTTGTTGTTTCAGAAATATCAGATACATTAGAAGTAAATCCTATATCACTTGCTTTTTGCCATTTTACTATTGCCGTGTTTGTAGTTGTATATCCACTTAATGTAAGATTGGATGTTGGAGAATTTCCTGCACAAATAGTTTGCGCCGGAGAAACCGAACCTCCAACAGGAGCTGTTGTTTGAAAACTTACAGTGTTAGAATTTGCTGTTGTTGTACAGTTGTTGTATGCTCTAACTCTATAATATAGAACACCTGCCGGAAGATTATATGCTGGACTACTACCATTATTTCCTGAAACAAAGTAATTATTGTATCCTGCTACAAAATTTGTAAACCCGCTATCTGTAGCGATATCTAAATAATATCCCGTTGCATTAGATACAGTATTCCATCTAGGCTCAGCATAATCACATTGTAAGTTACCACTTATAGAAGTTGCGACAGGAGCAGACGTAATTATTGGATTAATCGTAATCCACACTTCATTTCCTCCACCGGCACTACCACAGGCGTTTGTTGTAGTAACTTTAAGATTACCTGAAGTGGCAGTCGAACTAAAAGAGATACTTGCAGATAGCCCATTAGCAGCTGGAGTAATAGTTGCGCCAGATCCTCCATAAGACCATGTATAAGAAGATGCACCGGCAACTGCGGTTGCAGTATAGTTAGCTATTGTAGCTTGACATAGTGTTGTTGATCCTGACACAACTGCGTTGGAAGATGGTCCATTAGCGACATATACATTTCGGGTAGCTGATGCACCTGATCGGGTATAAGTTATTGTTGCAGTACCCGCTCCAGCAGCTGTGACTAACCCTGTCGAAGAATTTACACTAGCAATTGAAGTGTTGCTGCTAGACCACGTGCCCCCTGATGATGTAGAACTAAAAGTTGTGGTGGTGGTACCATAAGTACAGATATACTGATTACCTGACAAAATACCTGCCTGATTTATACCTCCATTTGCAATAACATCTGTAAAAGATGGTATACTTCCACTGCCGTTACAATTGGCCACAACAGCACCACCAATATAAATTCTGTCAGAAGCACTACAACTACCACCACTATTAATATTTGAGCCACTTTGAAATATAACAGAAGAACCCGAAGCTAATTTTAAATCATAGTTACCTCCTGAAAAATCTAAAGTAGCATTATTTCTAACAATAAACTGAATCGCCCCTAAACATGTAAGATCTAAATCGGCATTCATGTTCAAACTCATAGCATTTGTGCCATTACCAATATATAAAATCCCACCGCATGCAGATACAGGCGCAGTGCCACAAGCAAGAGCAGATGCATTGGTTGTTGTGGTGATGGAACATTGTGCATTTACACTAGTGTAAAAGACAGCAAAAAGCAGAATAAGTAAAATTTTCTTCATAAAAAAAATTTTTAAATTCTTATAAAAAGAATAGTTTTTAATAGCTAAATTTTGTTGATTATTTCTTCTAATATTACTCCTGGTTTCAGGTGCATAAAAATTGAATTCAATTAAAATTTATATTTTCTTATACCTACGTAAAAACCCGTAAGAAGGTTTGATTTTTGTAATCTATTTTAACTTAGATTATGAAACAAAATTAGCTTGTAAAATCAGGATTTTTATGGATTTTCTGACCTTTTAGATGAAAGACATTATTAGTCGATGAGCGACCTGTTTTGAATAAAAAAAAGTAAGAATCAGAAGTATTTACTTACAGTAAAAATGAGGTGATTTGTTATTTAAAATAAGTTTATTACTACATATAAAAACATAAAACATCTGATTTTCAACATTCCATGTTTTTTCATAACTAAAAAGGATCTAAAAGTTAAATTTCTTTTAGCCAATCGAAACATAGAAAACTTTAAGTCCTTTTTAACTTTAGGCTTTTTCATTTAAAAAATACGGTTGTATCTTTGAGAAGTTATACAATACCACAAATTATGAAATACACTATTCTCCCTAATACAGCTATATCAGTAAGCAAAATCTGCCTGGGTACAATGACCTTTGGGGAACAAAACACAGAAATTGAAGGACATCAGCAAATGGATTATGCATTTGAAAATGGTGTCAATTTTTTTGATACAGCCGAAATGTATTCGGTCCCGGCACGTGAAGAAACTTATGGAAGTACCGAGAAAATAGTGGGTAGCTGGTTCAAAAATACCGGTAACCGTGATAAAATAATCCTGGCCTCAAAAATCGCAGGACCAAATCCAAATTTTGGCTACATGCGTGAGAAATTGGATTTCTCTCCGGCAAGTGTCAAGTATGCTTTGGAAAACAGCTTAAAACGCCTGCAGACAGATTATATAGACTTATATCAACTGCATTGGCCGGAACGCAAAACTAATTGTTTTGGTCAACGGGGATTTAAAGTTCAGGATGAAGCCTGGGAAGATAATTTCAGGGAAGTTCTGGAAACTTTTGATGTTTTGATTAAAGAAGGTAAAATAAAACATATTGGTGTTTCAAACGAAAATGCCTGGGGAATGATGCGTTTTCTGGAGGAAAGCAAATACCAAAACTTACCAAGAATCAAAACGATTCAAAATCCATATAATTTATTAAACCGTCTTTTCGAAGTCGGTTCTGCCGAAGTTTCTGTGCATGAAAATGTTGGATTGTTAGCCTATTCGCCATTAGCTTTTGGCGTTTTATCGGGTAAGTTTTTAACAGGAGAATCGCACCCAAATGCCAGAATCAATCTTTTTCCGCAATACAAACGTTACAACAGCGAAGAAAGCACTCGGGCAACTCGTTTATATCAGGAAATAGCTCATAAACACGGATTGACTTTGACTGAACTGGCTTTAGCTTTTGTATTACAGCAACCTTTTTTAACAAGTGCAATTATTGGTGCTACAACATTAAATCAGTTAAAAGAAAATATTGCAACTGTTGATGTAACCCTTTCAAAAGAGATTTTAGCTGAGATTGAAGAAGTTCAGGCTATTATTCCGGATCCTGCTCCTTAAATACGAATCATTAAATACAAAATCCCGAAAACCTTGCAGTTATCGGGATTTATTTTTAGGGTTCATTTAATAATACATAACCAAAATGATTTTCTTTTTTTGAATTATCAATGAGCTTTTCGATAACTCCAAAAAACTTTTCATTTACCATTGGGCAGCCAAGACTGTTGCAGATAGGATAAGGCTGTTCTTCAAAAGGGACATCGTAATATTTATGAAGGACTATATTTCGGTCAAAAGCATTACTGTTTGTTTTTTCTAAACCATATAATTTATACGATTTACCAAATTTTCCGGTGTAAGAACCGCCAATTGCATATTTTCCTATAGAACTGCAATTGGAATTTTTTACGTTGCTAAACTTTAGTTTACCAACAATACCCGTTTCTGATCCTGAACCATGTCCTACCAGCCCTTTATCGAGTAATTTATCATGTTTTAAATCGTAAATAAAAAACCGGTTTTTTCCTGATTCTATCTTCATGTCTAAAAAGAAAGCGACATCTGAATTATATTTCAGAGATTCCCCCAAAAATCTCTTTACAACAGCTGCCTCCTTTTTTAGATTCTCTTCATAAGAATAAACCGGTTTTACATTTATAGTTTTCAAATCCTTCTCCTTGTCATTTCTGCATGCAAAACCCGCGCCAAAAATTCCAATTAAAAGCAAGATTAAAATATTCTTTCTCATATTACACAGATTGGATACTTTGCTATTTTTCAACCTTATAACCTTTCACTTGTGCAAAACCCAGTATTGAAGTATTAATAGCATTACCTAAATCATCTTGCTTTTTACTTTTCTTAGACTCGGCATCAATATATTCCTGACGCTTTTTGGCTAAGACCGTAATTTCTTTTTGGATAGTTTCTCTTTCCTTTGATTTTTGAGCCACAAAAGTTTTTATCTCTTCTGCCGATTTGTTTTGAAGCTCAACAGGTAATTCTTCTTTCCTGATTTTCGAAATAGCCGTTGCATCATCTTTTACTTTGTCAACCAGATCCCAGCTTTCGTTTTTATAAATGGCTTTTGATTTACTCACAGCGCGTTCTGTATAATTGGATGCCGAAACTTTTTTTGCGTTTTGGTCCTGCATATTTTGATTCATTTTTCTCTCATATCCTTTTGAACCGTAATTGATATAGGTTTTGTTTATTTTTTCATCACATTTTGAAATTTCATCATCATACGGAGTAGCGATATATTGTACAGCCTGATTTGAATCAATATTAAAATATTTCCCTTTTCCGTAATCGGCACCATCTTTCCAGAGAATATTTATACCTTCGGTTTTATTGCCGCAAAAAATAGTGTTAACGTAAATATCATTCTTCAAAGCGTCACTAATCGCTTCCTTATAATTGATCCCGCCCTGATTAAAATCTTCATTTCCGGCAATATAAATGAGTTTCATATTACTCTTTTCTCTCGCCCACTTTAATTGTTTGGTGGCATCCTGTATTACTGCTCCGCAATATTCATTACCGCCATTGGTTCTTAAAGCAAACAGCTTTTCAGAAATCAAATCCAAATCTGTCGAAAGCGGTGTTACTTGTCGGATGTAATTGGATTGCTTCGATAATCCGTCATTTCCATATTCATACAAAGCAATTTCGATATCCGGCGTTTTCCCTTCGTATTTTAATGTTGTTAATGTATTAACGATGTTCCAAAGCCTTGATTTCGCCTGATCGATTAATCCGTCCATACTGCTGGAAGTATCCAATAAAAGAGCAACTTGTATTTTTGCATTTTCTGTTGCAGCGGGTCTTTCAATTCTAATATGTTTTTTTGGATTTACATTGGATGAATTGCAGCTTACAAAACTGATTACAGTTGCCAAAATTGCTGAGATAAAAAAGTTCGATTTCATGGTTTTCTGATTTTAAAGGTTCGATTACAGATCAAACTTAAAAACTTAAAATCCCCGTTTTTTGAAGAAATGGTGAAAATGTGTTTTGACTTGGTGAAACAAGTTGTAAACGGAACATAAAATACTTTACTTTACATTTGTTATTTTTCAACGTTCGAAATTGCCGGAACTCAAGTAACATAATTGTAATAATATGAGGCGTTTATTAACCATCACTGTTTTTTCGTTATTTATATTGTTGTTGCTACCTTTTAAAATAGCAGCACAGGATACTGTTTCAAAAAAGAAAGCGGTCCGTGTATCGAAAATGAGCAAAGCGGTAAAAAACTTAGAGAAGTCCCTGGATATAAACGATGAAGGACAAATTGCCAAAAATTATGAAACGCTGGCAAATGAATTTCTAAATAAAGGGAATAATGTAAAGGCAGAGGAATATTATAAAAAAGCATTGACAAGTTATACAAAACTTAAGCTTACAGAGGATAAAACGCGTGTTACCAGAAGTCTTGCAAAAGTTCAGGAAAACCAAAAAAACTTTGATTTAGCAATTAAAAATTATGAAACTGCAGGTTCATTGGCAAAAGATGCTTCTGAAGAAAAAATCAATATAAATGATGCCAATCGTTTACGTAATAGTGCAAATCCGGCCAGTCAGACCAATTATGTCGATTCGAATATTGAATTGCTGAAAAAAGAAAATAAAAGCAAGGAAGTTACGGAAGCTTATGTCCAGAAAGCGCAGAATTCATTAGACCTAAAAGACAAAAAGGTTGCCATAGAAAGCTATAAAAAAGCCCTTGCGTATGCCAAAGACAAACCTGAAGCTGTAATTAAAATCAAAAACGAAATTGCCAAAGTTTACGCTTCAGATAATCAGTTTGAAAAAGCAATCGGCATCCACGAAAAGCTTTTGGCGGAAGCAGTAACAAAACAGGATTTTAATACCCAGATAAAACAATTACAATCGCTGGCTTCTCTTTATTTTAAGAAAGAAGAGCCCCAAAAAGCACTTACCTCCCTGAAAGAAGCTTATGATTTAGCTTCACGCAAAGGGAATTCGGCGGAAGCAAAAAAGACATTATCCGAATTAGTGCAATATTATAAAGCTGAAGGAAATGAAAAAGAAAGTATGGCGCTTTATGAAGGGTTTCTTAAAAACTTCGATCAGTTAATTCAGTCTGACACAACCTTAATTAATACTAAAAAATTCCAGATTACGGAAGGTAAAATTCGGCAGTTAGAAAAAGAAAAATCCCT encodes:
- a CDS encoding aldo/keto reductase; the protein is MKYTILPNTAISVSKICLGTMTFGEQNTEIEGHQQMDYAFENGVNFFDTAEMYSVPAREETYGSTEKIVGSWFKNTGNRDKIILASKIAGPNPNFGYMREKLDFSPASVKYALENSLKRLQTDYIDLYQLHWPERKTNCFGQRGFKVQDEAWEDNFREVLETFDVLIKEGKIKHIGVSNENAWGMMRFLEESKYQNLPRIKTIQNPYNLLNRLFEVGSAEVSVHENVGLLAYSPLAFGVLSGKFLTGESHPNARINLFPQYKRYNSEESTRATRLYQEIAHKHGLTLTELALAFVLQQPFLTSAIIGATTLNQLKENIATVDVTLSKEILAEIEEVQAIIPDPAP
- a CDS encoding T9SS sorting signal type C domain-containing protein, which codes for MKKILLILLFAVFYTSVNAQCSITTTTNASALACGTAPVSACGGILYIGNGTNAMSLNMNADLDLTCLGAIQFIVRNNATLDFSGGNYDLKLASGSSVIFQSGSNINSGGSCSASDRIYIGGAVVANCNGSGSIPSFTDVIANGGINQAGILSGNQYICTYGTTTTTFSSTSSGGTWSSSNTSIASVNSSTGLVTAAGAGTATITYTRSGASATRNVYVANGPSSNAVVSGSTTLCQATIANYTATAVAGASSYTWSYGGSGATITPAANGLSASISFSSTATSGNLKVTTTNACGSAGGGNEVWITINPIITSAPVATSISGNLQCDYAEPRWNTVSNATGYYLDIATDSGFTNFVAGYNNYFVSGNNGSSPAYNLPAGVLYYRVRAYNNCTTTANSNTVSFQTTAPVGGSVSPAQTICAGNSPTSNLTLSGYTTTNTAIVKWQKASDIGFTSNVSDISETTNVLSIAKIGVLTTSTYFRAVVQNQFGSWCMSNSTPVLITVNNSISAASSTPTVCINTALTPITHTVIGFTGIGTVTGLPSGVSPSLSGNTLTISGTPTVSGTFNYTIPLTGGSCGGTRNATGTITVTAVPPTPGTINQPTNKCASTTGNTFSITSVPGATSYTWSVTGTGWAVTAGGTTASATITIGSGVGTVSVTATNACGTSSASTTGNITPNTAPTITAISSPSALCPGGSLNPSVPAVTNNGSAVTASGWEISTTSGGSTYTALSLPYTVAYADNGKNIRYYATNGCGRTNSNVVAIIVNNVPTVASISSPSALCPGGSLNPSAPAVTNNGSAVTASGWEISTTSGGSTYTALSLPYTVAYADNGKNIRYYATNGCGRTNSNVVAIIVNNVPTVASISSPSALCPGGSLNPSAPAVTNNGSAVTASGWEISTTSGGSTYTALSLPYTVAYADNGKNIRYYATNGCGRTDSNVVAITVNPLPGTPTAIAATDATCSSFLANWNAATNVTGYYLDVSTVNNFSSILPDYNGLDIGLVSSYNVTGLTKKTTYFYRLRAYNSCSTSVSSNYIQIKTLDVPTAVISGTTNVCKNAASPIITFSNSENSPITVTYNINGGSNSTISVGANTTATVSVPTGNPGTFVYNLVSAVYQSVTGCLTSLSGSATVTVNPSPTPTFTTAPQVQTCAGEHMTYTTQSGQSNYIWTVSGVLNTDYRLIARGTSTNYDIVIEWLTAGSKTVTVNYNNSNGCNGASAATYATNVTVIDRGRVNGGAHICKGSPLPTLTLRNDAGNAPYPDSSLVLMWQYSDDLNNATWNDIPGTAGQISYTPTAFPGAFRTYQVILKSGICTKTSIESRINIDAFNAPTLGTTTYPTCSVATGSVVLTGLPSGNWTINQTGTTTATYTNTVANTTSYTVVGLPAGTYTFTVKEGNCTSDASAILNMTQVANIWDGTKWSKTGDATLPTAGDKIVFEGNYTVTSDISGCSCTVNSGNVIVNSGRTLTIKNEVTVNGGTLTFENNASLLQDVNTTVNTNVGPIIYKRNSQPMKNFDFTYWSSPVEGQTLYNLSPNTLWDKYQSYSGSGWKIETSTNVMQPGIGYIIRVPKPFAWPDPNAASYVQPVQFIGKPNNGNITSSQHMDKGKYYLIGNPYPSAIHADDFLFSNVNNRNILGGTIYFWTHNTAIKVVNSKLAYVSDDYASYNLTGGVATSAVSDPGYNDNPSLDTGRKPTGYIAAGQSFFTMAEDGSGYVEFNNSMRYGGTNNSQFFKPGKTSKSAAIEKHRLWLNLSNTGGAFKQTLIGYVDGATNGYDTNFDGMTYDGNSYIDFYSVNETSRLTIQGRALPFSDSDVVPLGYRSTIAGDFTIAIDQADGSLSSQRVYLEDKQTGTINELTAKNYTFTTKAGAFNNRFVLRYKNTTLGTGDFETVDDAVWVVAQNKTITVNSTTENIDKVFIYDITGKQLYSKDKVSNLELVLQNQPFAQQVLLVKVVLENGYQTTKKVIFK
- a CDS encoding murein L,D-transpeptidase catalytic domain-containing protein, with protein sequence MRKNILILLLIGIFGAGFACRNDKEKDLKTINVKPVYSYEENLKKEAAVVKRFLGESLKYNSDVAFFLDMKIESGKNRFFIYDLKHDKLLDKGLVGHGSGSETGIVGKLKFSNVKNSNCSSIGKYAIGGSYTGKFGKSYKLYGLEKTNSNAFDRNIVLHKYYDVPFEEQPYPICNSLGCPMVNEKFFGVIEKLIDNSKKENHFGYVLLNEP
- a CDS encoding regulatory protein RecX — translated: MTIKEALQKLEHFCAYQDRCHDEVVTKLYSLKMSPDEIDIIIVKLIEDNFLNETRFACSFARGKHRIKNWGKIRIVNELKTRHISSANINFALKEISAEEYAATFDQLSQRCWESLTERNALKKRKKFCDYLLRRGYESNLVYDKVKELELLS